The following are from one region of the Chitinispirillales bacterium ANBcel5 genome:
- a CDS encoding sugar O-acetyltransferase, translated as MKSEKEKMLSGELYSAFDEQLSADRKKARMLLHRLNYLDYGNESATSGILKELMPDAGEELWIEPPFYCDYGYNIITGKNVYFNFNCVLLNVMEIRIGSNVLFGPGVHIYTATHPIDAQERKKGLESAKPVTIGDDCWIGGGAIINPGLCIGNRCVIGSGAVVTKSVPDDTIVVGNPAKPVEKRDS; from the coding sequence ATGAAAAGCGAAAAAGAAAAAATGCTCTCTGGTGAGCTCTACAGCGCTTTCGATGAGCAGCTGAGTGCTGATCGCAAAAAAGCCCGTATGCTTCTTCACAGATTAAACTATCTTGACTATGGTAATGAATCCGCGACCAGCGGCATTTTAAAGGAGCTGATGCCTGACGCAGGTGAGGAGCTGTGGATCGAGCCACCCTTCTATTGCGATTATGGCTACAATATTATCACCGGAAAGAATGTTTATTTCAACTTTAACTGCGTTTTGCTTAATGTAATGGAGATACGTATTGGGTCAAATGTTTTGTTTGGTCCCGGAGTTCATATTTACACTGCAACCCATCCCATCGATGCACAGGAGCGCAAGAAAGGCCTCGAGAGTGCTAAACCCGTTACGATTGGTGATGATTGCTGGATTGGCGGAGGGGCTATTATTAATCCGGGATTATGTATCGGCAATCGGTGTGTGATTGGCTCAGGCGCAGTGGTAACAAAATCGGTCCCGGATGATACTATAGTAGTTGGAAACCCTGCAAAGCCAGTTGAGAAGAGAGATAGTTGA
- a CDS encoding putative toxin-antitoxin system toxin component, PIN family, with translation MNTNASVVVDTNVFVAAAFNANSASARIVRAIGDNTVNMVWNDRTRDEIVFTISRIPLLSSKSVERLFRRDKKFEKKLNEEDYVSIEDPADRKFAALAFESNSTLISSDMHLLGKRRALKVTVLSPQEFSTRFLDNY, from the coding sequence ATGAATACCAATGCCTCTGTTGTGGTTGATACAAACGTTTTTGTAGCTGCAGCTTTTAATGCCAACTCCGCTTCGGCGCGTATAGTCAGGGCTATCGGTGATAACACTGTAAATATGGTTTGGAATGATCGGACCAGAGATGAGATAGTGTTTACGATTTCTCGGATTCCGTTACTATCATCCAAATCTGTTGAAAGGTTGTTTCGAAGGGATAAAAAATTTGAGAAAAAATTAAATGAAGAAGACTATGTGTCTATAGAAGATCCCGCAGACCGAAAATTTGCAGCTTTAGCTTTTGAGAGCAACTCGACTCTTATAAGCAGCGACATGCACCTGTTGGGTAAACGGAGAGCTCTAAAAGTTACAGTCCTCTCCCCACAAGAGTTTAGCACCCGCTTTTTGGATAACTATTGA
- a CDS encoding T9SS type A sorting domain-containing protein, whose amino-acid sequence MGKSIMKASLWSIRSVFSIYSKFIALVFALFCVASGQVQNNSGTESQNEKPKIRGRALRATDSTVIANTKIILSSTAAPLYGVSNYYPRDEDYSSNFFHLPIDSTKSDENGYFELTLDYFDRLSQMEFVAKLDESEGKVLYATDNTFISPIDPDSVYTFYLSPKGRVPVTRQIENRGKRQLQVSRGRTISITITDWNGAKTSDISVIDLKGNTVARLQASETGVISWDTQNTPGGVYLLRLNNSLRDIYTRIVVK is encoded by the coding sequence ATGGGAAAATCTATCATGAAAGCATCACTGTGGTCCATACGTTCCGTTTTTTCTATTTACAGTAAATTTATAGCCCTTGTTTTTGCCTTATTTTGTGTTGCAAGCGGTCAGGTACAAAACAATAGTGGTACAGAGTCACAAAATGAAAAACCCAAAATCAGGGGACGGGCTTTAAGAGCTACCGATTCGACAGTTATCGCTAATACAAAAATTATTTTGTCTTCCACAGCTGCGCCTCTATACGGTGTTTCTAATTATTATCCCAGAGATGAGGACTACTCATCAAATTTCTTTCACTTACCAATTGATTCAACAAAGAGTGATGAAAATGGGTATTTTGAGCTAACCCTTGATTACTTTGATCGCCTTTCACAGATGGAATTTGTTGCAAAACTGGATGAATCTGAAGGAAAAGTTCTCTACGCAACAGACAATACCTTCATTTCTCCGATCGATCCAGACTCCGTATATACATTCTATTTATCCCCAAAAGGTAGAGTACCGGTTACTCGCCAGATAGAAAATCGCGGCAAAAGGCAGCTTCAGGTGAGCCGGGGCAGAACCATAAGCATTACAATTACCGACTGGAATGGTGCAAAAACGTCAGATATCTCTGTTATAGATCTCAAAGGGAATACTGTCGCCAGGTTGCAGGCTTCCGAAACGGGGGTCATATCCTGGGACACTCAGAACACTCCAGGAGGAGTCTATCTGCTCAGACTCAATAACAGTCTTCGGGATATCTATACGCGCATTGTGGTTAAATGA
- a CDS encoding outer membrane lipoprotein-sorting protein → MKLRAVILTLISAVQVFSMSGDEILLKMDQNRNFSSMQYRATMTIIVGNETRTKEMTVKAISGEERKAMVEFTNPEDRGTKYLMIGDNLWIYFPSEKDVVRISGHMLKEGMMGSDLSYEDALRSDELRKKYSVSVIGEESIEGRKCFIIQLDAKVRNVPYYKRKMWVEKEKFVAVKEKMYARSGRLLKKANLLEVKVVGERTVPVKMEMVNKLRKDSRTVFEMHEVVFDKEMDESRFSIRYLRR, encoded by the coding sequence ATGAAATTAAGAGCTGTTATACTTACTCTGATTAGTGCTGTGCAGGTCTTTTCCATGAGTGGTGATGAGATACTCCTAAAAATGGACCAGAACAGAAACTTTTCTTCCATGCAGTACAGGGCTACAATGACAATCATAGTCGGGAATGAGACCCGTACAAAAGAGATGACAGTAAAAGCGATCTCTGGTGAAGAACGTAAAGCTATGGTTGAGTTTACAAACCCTGAAGATCGCGGAACAAAATACCTTATGATAGGCGATAACCTTTGGATCTATTTTCCCAGCGAAAAAGATGTTGTGAGAATTTCGGGCCATATGCTTAAAGAAGGAATGATGGGCAGCGATCTTTCATATGAGGATGCTTTGAGGTCAGATGAATTGAGAAAAAAATATAGCGTCTCTGTAATCGGTGAGGAGAGCATTGAAGGACGGAAATGCTTTATTATTCAACTTGATGCAAAGGTAAGAAATGTACCCTATTACAAACGTAAAATGTGGGTCGAAAAAGAAAAATTCGTTGCTGTAAAAGAGAAGATGTATGCCAGAAGCGGCAGATTGCTCAAAAAGGCCAATCTTCTGGAAGTCAAAGTGGTTGGCGAAAGAACCGTTCCGGTAAAAATGGAAATGGTAAACAAGTTACGAAAGGACTCGAGAACTGTTTTTGAAATGCATGAAGTAGTTTTTGATAAAGAAATGGATGAAAGTAGATTTTCCATTCGCTATTTGCGGAGGTAA
- a CDS encoding FtsX-like permease family protein, with amino-acid sequence MVYILKLALRNVMRNRRRTFLAAVSVAISVSLILVMQGMLGGFLSSIVLNYTKNQTGHIRISTDEFKEKQTFAPVTENIDSHVPVLESIKNNPDISPYIELITERVQVQVLLSNEGNNRGAVVLGVNPDTERNLMMLDRSIIPGGRYLENERDMILGIQLATAMGFKVGDSVSVVTQASDYSLNMRKFVISGLFETGLNMLDESVMQVDVEDARILLKMDNSTQQIIIMLNDYRKADFLAGVIEKSLGRKDLSVVPWTKIGDYANYVTMAQNMYSLVYIVVALLGAFIIGNIMMMVVMERRREIGILKSMGLKHQEIVTLFLVEGTIMGFLGSVMGMILGGSIVTWMHLNGVDFSSITGSLNMPLDNVIYFSIEISNFFKVAFLAVGVSALVSLGPSRRASKMSAVETMKSAY; translated from the coding sequence ATGGTATACATTCTAAAATTAGCATTAAGGAATGTGATGCGTAACCGACGCAGAACTTTTCTCGCAGCAGTTTCTGTGGCTATTTCCGTATCCCTTATTTTAGTTATGCAGGGAATGTTAGGTGGTTTTCTGTCATCTATAGTCCTAAATTACACTAAAAATCAAACCGGCCATATAAGGATTTCCACAGATGAGTTTAAAGAAAAGCAAACATTTGCACCCGTTACAGAAAATATTGATTCCCATGTGCCTGTTTTAGAGAGCATAAAAAACAATCCCGATATCTCACCCTACATTGAACTGATTACCGAGCGTGTGCAAGTTCAGGTGCTCTTGTCAAATGAGGGCAATAACAGAGGTGCTGTAGTTCTTGGTGTGAATCCGGATACAGAAAGAAACCTAATGATGCTTGACCGTTCTATTATTCCCGGTGGACGATACCTGGAGAATGAACGAGACATGATTTTGGGAATACAACTTGCAACCGCTATGGGATTCAAAGTCGGTGACAGTGTAAGCGTAGTTACTCAGGCAAGTGATTATTCCCTCAATATGCGCAAGTTTGTCATTTCGGGTTTGTTTGAAACCGGCTTAAACATGCTTGATGAATCTGTAATGCAGGTGGATGTAGAGGACGCAAGAATTCTTTTAAAAATGGACAATAGCACTCAGCAGATTATAATCATGCTTAATGATTATAGAAAAGCCGATTTCCTGGCAGGGGTAATTGAAAAGAGCCTTGGGCGCAAAGATCTGTCTGTTGTTCCATGGACTAAAATTGGGGATTACGCAAATTATGTCACCATGGCCCAGAATATGTACAGTCTTGTTTACATCGTGGTGGCACTGCTTGGGGCTTTTATCATCGGCAACATAATGATGATGGTAGTTATGGAGAGGCGAAGAGAAATCGGTATTTTAAAGTCGATGGGTTTAAAGCACCAGGAAATTGTTACCCTCTTTTTGGTCGAGGGGACGATTATGGGCTTTCTTGGAAGTGTGATGGGTATGATTTTGGGAGGATCGATTGTTACATGGATGCATCTTAACGGAGTTGACTTTTCGTCCATTACTGGTTCTTTAAATATGCCTTTGGATAATGTGATCTATTTTTCAATTGAGATTTCTAATTTTTTTAAAGTAGCCTTTCTTGCTGTGGGGGTATCCGCACTTGTCTCTTTGGGGCCTTCCAGGAGAGCTTCTAAAATGAGTGCTGTTGAAACGATGAAGAGTGCATACTGA
- a CDS encoding Rrf2 family transcriptional regulator: MHLIRTTTAFTIGMHAMAMVARNHPRKMSIGKIASLCNVSEAHLAKVVQTLARSGIVKGERGPSGGIVLKKPADSISLLDIWVAIEGGASDEGCPFKIASCTHGLCALGCAFKEHNQQMEEVMRNTKLDAFANMSEACLA; encoded by the coding sequence ATGCACCTGATCAGAACAACAACCGCTTTCACCATTGGTATGCATGCAATGGCTATGGTGGCGCGCAATCATCCACGGAAGATGTCTATAGGAAAAATTGCCTCTCTTTGCAATGTTTCCGAAGCTCATTTGGCAAAGGTCGTGCAAACGCTGGCCCGCAGTGGCATCGTCAAAGGCGAGCGCGGTCCTTCAGGTGGCATTGTTCTTAAAAAACCCGCCGATTCTATCTCCCTTTTGGATATATGGGTCGCCATCGAAGGAGGCGCATCGGATGAGGGGTGTCCCTTTAAGATTGCCTCGTGTACACACGGTTTATGTGCTCTGGGATGTGCCTTTAAGGAGCACAACCAGCAGATGGAAGAGGTGATGAGAAACACCAAACTTGATGCATTTGCCAACATGAGCGAAGCTTGTCTCGCGTGA
- a CDS encoding DUF438 domain-containing protein, with product MMPKLHKLDARGLSHEEKQQKLFPMLNALGKGDQLRVVFDFDPEPLLYMLTTTPGIGVRKDKKGPEEWILEITKQGETQHKENETMTRETLKSLLRELRSDNVTEETKQRAKKLLNSVDAMTLGMLEQELIQEGVSHQEIRESLCDIHLEAMRDALVEKQIEVSAPHPVHTLMEEHRLIVSGLHKIKEIVGRLETANSFDEMGNDFDELKEASHLLVEAELHHQREEEALFPKLHQYNITEPPHIMEEEHVEFRARKRALFGLVCKGQGTPFSEFKKEVLDHGEFITRELENHIFKEDNILYQIALQMFTEQDWKEVKEACDKIGYCCFKPQDQVPFQDLDLRPLPPRERHDLIFEQWGALPSGGVLRITNDHDPKPLYYQFQAEHGGQFSWEYELQGPEDWVVKIGHN from the coding sequence ATGATGCCAAAATTACATAAACTTGATGCAAGAGGACTCTCACATGAAGAAAAGCAACAGAAGCTTTTCCCTATGCTAAATGCTCTTGGCAAAGGCGACCAACTAAGAGTAGTCTTTGATTTTGACCCGGAACCGCTGTTATACATGCTTACCACCACACCGGGGATCGGTGTAAGAAAGGATAAGAAAGGCCCCGAAGAATGGATTCTTGAGATCACAAAGCAAGGCGAAACCCAGCACAAGGAGAACGAAACAATGACCAGGGAGACACTTAAATCACTACTGCGTGAACTGCGATCAGATAATGTAACAGAAGAGACAAAACAGCGTGCAAAGAAACTGCTCAACAGTGTCGATGCCATGACGCTGGGCATGCTGGAACAGGAGCTGATTCAGGAAGGTGTTTCTCACCAGGAGATACGTGAGAGTCTCTGTGATATACACCTGGAAGCGATGCGGGATGCTCTGGTGGAAAAACAGATTGAAGTTAGTGCTCCTCACCCTGTTCATACTTTGATGGAAGAGCACAGGTTAATTGTAAGCGGTCTTCACAAGATAAAGGAGATTGTCGGGCGGCTCGAAACAGCTAACAGTTTTGATGAGATGGGGAATGACTTTGATGAGCTCAAAGAGGCATCACATCTTTTGGTTGAAGCGGAGTTGCATCACCAGCGGGAAGAAGAGGCGCTTTTCCCCAAACTGCATCAGTACAATATTACCGAGCCTCCACATATAATGGAAGAAGAACATGTTGAGTTTCGCGCCCGAAAACGGGCTTTGTTCGGTCTCGTTTGCAAGGGTCAGGGAACGCCGTTTAGCGAGTTTAAAAAGGAGGTTTTGGATCATGGTGAATTTATCACGCGGGAACTTGAAAACCACATCTTTAAAGAAGATAACATACTCTACCAAATCGCTCTTCAGATGTTCACTGAACAGGACTGGAAAGAGGTCAAAGAGGCTTGTGATAAGATAGGCTACTGTTGCTTTAAGCCTCAGGATCAGGTCCCCTTTCAGGACCTTGATCTTCGTCCTCTTCCCCCCAGAGAACGGCATGATCTGATTTTTGAGCAGTGGGGAGCTTTACCTTCGGGTGGGGTACTGCGAATTACCAATGATCATGACCCCAAGCCGCTTTACTATCAGTTTCAGGCCGAACACGGTGGTCAGTTCAGTTGGGAGTATGAGCTGCAGGGGCCTGAAGACTGGGTGGTCAAAATCGGCCACAACTAA
- a CDS encoding ABC transporter ATP-binding protein, whose protein sequence is MPILQLHNVRRVFRKGESRVYALRGVDMSIEKGEFLSIVGPSGSGKSTLLNIIGCLDSPTEGSVIYDGKQLGGLTENQLSGYRKHNIAFIFQSYNLIPVLSVVENVELPLIIEKRHSKKEIRKRAMEMIELVGLESKAHRRPGELSGGQEQRVAIARALVKRPLIVLADEPTANLDSSTAEEIVSIMQTINKDLGSTFVFSTHDKLVESHALRVVVLRDGMIHSDQRKVS, encoded by the coding sequence ATGCCTATATTACAGTTGCACAATGTAAGGAGGGTTTTTCGTAAGGGCGAGAGTCGTGTGTATGCACTAAGGGGTGTTGATATGTCGATTGAGAAGGGAGAATTCCTTTCGATCGTTGGTCCATCAGGGAGTGGAAAGTCGACATTGCTTAATATAATCGGATGTTTGGACAGCCCAACAGAGGGAAGTGTCATTTATGATGGCAAACAGCTTGGTGGTTTGACTGAAAATCAGCTCTCTGGATATCGGAAACACAATATCGCCTTTATTTTTCAATCATATAATCTTATTCCGGTTCTCTCTGTTGTAGAAAATGTGGAACTTCCACTGATTATAGAGAAGAGGCATTCAAAAAAAGAGATAAGAAAAAGGGCGATGGAGATGATAGAGCTGGTAGGGTTGGAATCTAAAGCACATCGTCGCCCGGGCGAGCTCTCCGGCGGCCAGGAGCAGCGGGTTGCAATCGCCCGAGCACTTGTAAAAAGGCCACTCATTGTTCTTGCTGATGAGCCTACGGCAAATCTTGACTCCAGTACTGCTGAAGAGATTGTTTCTATAATGCAAACCATAAACAAAGATCTTGGAAGCACTTTTGTTTTTTCGACTCACGACAAGCTCGTTGAGAGTCATGCCTTAAGAGTCGTTGTCCTCAGGGATGGAATGATTCATTCTGATCAAAGAAAAGTGTCATGA
- a CDS encoding FtsX-like permease family protein, protein MKVLVKIAWRNILRHRSRTMRSAVTVAVTLTVYIFLDSLFAGMDRIGTDNTINLTTAGVKVHSLRYQEKKHAFPLDYEVGELDSFVELLGNDEVVKGITPRTQFFAKLSNYSEALPVIGTVIEPITDSTVFSFHNYVEGENFSQESEREIMLGSALAKDLGVEVGEYITLYAMTKYESRNADEFRVVGVINTSDPTVNSTSVTITFKAANDFLDLEGLATEMNIGLHHRANLDRLIEDADHVRKRIANNMDEVVPLTFDQIGAAFFELSKQKRAYSSIFMGVILLIAAVGIFNTVLMSVYERTREIGVLRAHGMCPSEVTLLFCLEGFFTGVVGCLMGVVCGVIANVFLTVYGFPFELFFGGTIGVAANMPFWGTIYGEWNLFSFLFSAIFAIVIATIAGIYPSVKGGRFSITEALRHV, encoded by the coding sequence ATGAAAGTATTGGTAAAAATTGCCTGGCGCAATATACTTCGCCATAGAAGTAGGACCATGCGCTCTGCTGTAACGGTAGCAGTTACATTAACGGTATACATTTTCCTTGATTCTCTTTTTGCCGGAATGGATCGCATTGGAACCGACAATACAATAAACCTGACTACAGCCGGCGTTAAAGTACATAGTCTAAGATATCAAGAGAAGAAGCATGCATTTCCACTCGATTATGAAGTTGGGGAGTTGGATAGCTTTGTTGAGCTTCTCGGGAATGATGAAGTCGTGAAGGGAATTACGCCCAGAACACAATTTTTCGCCAAACTTTCAAATTACAGTGAAGCTCTGCCTGTTATAGGTACGGTTATCGAACCCATAACTGATTCTACAGTCTTTTCATTTCACAATTATGTTGAAGGTGAAAACTTTTCACAGGAAAGTGAACGGGAGATTATGCTTGGCAGTGCATTGGCAAAAGATCTTGGTGTTGAGGTTGGAGAATACATAACACTGTATGCCATGACAAAATACGAAAGCAGAAACGCCGATGAGTTCAGGGTGGTGGGAGTTATTAATACCTCTGATCCGACTGTAAACAGTACTAGTGTGACGATTACTTTTAAGGCAGCAAATGATTTTCTCGATCTGGAAGGGCTTGCTACAGAGATGAATATTGGCCTTCACCACAGGGCAAATCTTGATCGTTTGATTGAAGATGCAGACCATGTAAGAAAAAGAATTGCTAACAATATGGACGAGGTAGTACCACTTACCTTCGATCAAATCGGTGCGGCTTTTTTTGAACTATCAAAACAGAAAAGAGCGTACAGTTCAATATTCATGGGGGTAATACTTCTTATTGCTGCTGTAGGAATTTTTAATACTGTACTGATGAGTGTGTATGAAAGAACAAGAGAAATAGGTGTTTTGCGGGCTCATGGCATGTGCCCCTCAGAAGTAACGTTGTTATTTTGCCTTGAAGGATTTTTCACTGGTGTAGTTGGATGTTTAATGGGTGTGGTGTGCGGAGTTATTGCCAATGTTTTTTTAACCGTGTATGGGTTTCCATTCGAATTATTTTTCGGAGGCACTATCGGTGTAGCTGCTAATATGCCTTTTTGGGGAACTATTTATGGTGAATGGAATCTCTTTTCTTTTCTGTTCTCAGCAATTTTTGCTATTGTGATAGCAACAATTGCCGGCATATATCCATCGGTTAAGGGTGGAAGATTTTCTATAACTGAAGCTCTTAGGCATGTATAG
- a CDS encoding ferredoxin, with protein sequence MKVTIDSEGCIGCELCVRICPEVFEMNDSKMAVIKTDSVAAELQKKCRHASMTCPVQVITVQT encoded by the coding sequence ATGAAAGTCACAATCGACAGTGAAGGCTGTATCGGGTGCGAGCTGTGTGTCAGGATCTGCCCGGAAGTTTTTGAGATGAATGACAGCAAAATGGCTGTTATCAAAACAGATTCGGTCGCCGCAGAGCTGCAGAAGAAGTGCCGTCACGCTTCCATGACCTGCCCGGTTCAGGTTATCACCGTTCAAACATAA
- a CDS encoding DUF6328 family protein produces the protein MNNNSPTNEERERYRELLEELRTIIPGVQVLLAFLLTVPFAARFHLIDLLGKVVFTVSLMAIAASTILFLAPAAYHRLAGRHDRTGRLRYGILTTLYGLSFLALSTCCALFVVIRFLFNSTAVGIVFSGTGAILVFLLWYLHPIRNRNRSGESSESQL, from the coding sequence ATGAACAATAATAGCCCAACCAATGAAGAACGAGAACGGTACCGTGAGCTTTTAGAGGAGCTACGGACTATCATACCCGGTGTTCAGGTGCTGCTGGCCTTTTTGCTTACCGTGCCCTTTGCTGCACGTTTTCATCTTATCGACCTGTTAGGGAAGGTAGTGTTTACTGTTTCACTCATGGCTATTGCAGCATCAACCATTCTTTTTCTGGCTCCTGCTGCATATCACAGGCTCGCGGGAAGGCATGACCGTACAGGGAGGCTGCGCTATGGAATACTGACTACTCTATACGGATTGTCATTTCTGGCACTCTCAACCTGTTGTGCCCTGTTTGTGGTCATCAGGTTTCTTTTCAACAGCACGGCTGTAGGGATAGTGTTTTCAGGAACAGGTGCGATTCTGGTGTTTTTGCTGTGGTATCTACATCCGATTCGTAACCGCAATCGTTCAGGAGAAAGTTCAGAATCGCAACTATGA
- a CDS encoding aminotransferase class I/II-fold pyridoxal phosphate-dependent enzyme — MIPALNPLVLSLKESATLAVNIEACKMRKQGTEVYHFGFGESPFPVSEPIQSALRENCHQNHYLPTRGLPELCEAVATFYKNEYGHKFTASDVFIGPGSKELIFQTIYLMEGPLLVPAPSWVSYGPQAALRGKTIVPIETKRDNNYKITPEELDKACYRLGQSQKLLILNNPNNPTGCVYTDEEMAELAAICRAYHIVVISDEIYAMIDFTQKKQSSMHHYYPEGTIVSGGLSKSFSAGGYRLGVLLVPEELGLLKQALKSIISETYSSVSAPIQYAALKAYSEFESIRSHIKTCSEIHCCASTYLHKRCIQMNLNCPKPDGAFYLFPDFENYRTKLKRSGIVTGPQLSRHLLENIHVAILPASDFYLPATHLGVRMASVDYDGAAVLRNWPGADNFSDQHIDKFFPNLKKGADVLQQFLESL; from the coding sequence ATGATACCAGCACTAAACCCGCTTGTGCTAAGCCTTAAAGAATCTGCCACTCTGGCAGTAAATATAGAAGCATGTAAAATGCGTAAACAGGGAACAGAGGTTTATCACTTTGGCTTTGGTGAATCACCCTTTCCGGTATCGGAGCCGATACAGAGCGCTCTTCGGGAAAATTGTCATCAAAATCACTATCTCCCAACCCGCGGTCTTCCGGAATTGTGTGAGGCTGTAGCCACATTTTACAAGAACGAGTATGGACATAAATTTACCGCTTCAGACGTTTTTATCGGGCCGGGAAGTAAAGAATTGATTTTTCAGACCATCTATCTTATGGAAGGGCCACTTTTGGTACCCGCGCCAAGCTGGGTAAGCTATGGCCCTCAGGCCGCGCTGCGTGGAAAAACTATTGTTCCTATCGAAACAAAACGGGATAATAACTACAAAATCACTCCTGAAGAACTTGATAAAGCATGCTATCGACTGGGGCAATCACAAAAACTCCTTATTTTAAACAATCCAAACAACCCCACCGGCTGTGTTTATACCGATGAGGAAATGGCTGAATTGGCTGCCATTTGCAGAGCGTATCATATCGTGGTAATCTCAGATGAAATCTACGCTATGATCGATTTTACACAAAAAAAGCAAAGTAGTATGCACCACTACTACCCGGAAGGCACGATTGTTTCCGGCGGGCTTTCCAAATCGTTTTCGGCGGGCGGGTATCGGTTGGGGGTACTGTTGGTACCAGAGGAGTTGGGGCTTCTTAAGCAGGCACTAAAATCTATTATCAGTGAAACATACTCATCTGTCTCGGCCCCGATTCAATATGCCGCGCTTAAAGCTTACAGTGAGTTCGAATCAATTCGTTCACATATAAAAACCTGTTCAGAAATACACTGCTGTGCCAGCACTTATCTGCATAAACGATGCATTCAGATGAACCTGAACTGCCCTAAACCCGACGGAGCGTTTTACCTTTTCCCCGATTTTGAAAACTACCGGACGAAACTGAAACGCAGTGGTATTGTTACAGGACCGCAACTGAGTCGCCATCTCTTGGAGAATATTCATGTGGCGATCCTTCCCGCATCCGATTTCTACCTTCCGGCAACCCACCTTGGCGTACGAATGGCATCTGTAGACTATGATGGTGCCGCGGTTTTGCGTAACTGGCCCGGCGCTGATAATTTTTCAGACCAGCATATAGATAAATTCTTCCCCAATTTAAAAAAGGGAGCTGATGTACTGCAACAGTTTCTTGAGTCGTTGTAA
- a CDS encoding DUF4160 domain-containing protein, with product MPVISRFFGIIVYMYWRDHSPPHFHAKYGGQEVIVDIITGDVKGTLSKTAIALIQEWRVKHIQDLLEDWNLAEQKKQMREIPPLE from the coding sequence TTGCCAGTAATTAGCAGATTTTTTGGAATCATTGTGTATATGTACTGGAGAGACCATTCACCACCTCACTTTCATGCAAAATATGGTGGTCAGGAAGTTATTGTTGATATAATCACAGGTGATGTCAAAGGGACTCTTTCAAAAACAGCCATAGCACTGATACAGGAGTGGCGGGTCAAACATATTCAGGATTTACTTGAAGACTGGAACCTCGCTGAACAGAAAAAACAAATGCGTGAGATACCACCACTGGAGTAG
- a CDS encoding DUF2442 domain-containing protein has protein sequence MFLHITKAEYLAEYKIKVSFNNGHSGIVDLKHHLNGDMFEPLKEIEQFKNFRVDPEIETIVWENGADLAPEFLFEICDLLAVRDEL, from the coding sequence ATGTTTTTACATATTACCAAAGCAGAGTACCTGGCGGAGTATAAAATAAAGGTAAGTTTTAATAACGGTCATAGTGGAATTGTTGATCTGAAGCACCATCTAAATGGTGACATGTTTGAGCCGCTAAAGGAGATTGAACAATTTAAGAATTTCAGGGTGGATCCTGAGATTGAAACCATCGTCTGGGAGAATGGAGCTGATCTTGCCCCCGAGTTCTTGTTTGAGATTTGTGATTTATTAGCTGTGAGAGATGAGCTTTGA
- a CDS encoding GNAT family N-acetyltransferase translates to MMVRLRDACREDYEFLYDLLKSTMMHYYSEAFGDWDETLERQYFDESFSRHKYQIIIYDNCDIGCISLTQSNKALFINELQIVPQYQNRSIGKQVMKSVIEDSNRLSVPITLEVLKTNNRAEAFYSRLGFKRNGQTESHWLMYRGACGK, encoded by the coding sequence ATGATGGTCAGACTAAGAGATGCATGCAGAGAAGATTATGAGTTTTTATACGACTTATTAAAATCGACCATGATGCATTACTACAGCGAAGCTTTTGGTGATTGGGATGAAACACTGGAACGACAATATTTTGACGAAAGTTTTTCGAGGCATAAATACCAAATAATCATATATGATAATTGCGACATCGGTTGTATCTCCCTCACTCAGAGTAATAAGGCACTGTTTATTAATGAGCTTCAGATTGTACCGCAATATCAGAACAGAAGCATTGGGAAACAGGTTATGAAATCTGTTATCGAAGACTCCAACCGCTTATCTGTTCCTATTACACTTGAGGTCCTTAAAACAAACAATAGAGCTGAGGCATTTTACAGTCGTTTGGGATTTAAAAGAAACGGGCAAACCGAATCTCACTGGTTGATGTATAGGGGAGCTTGTGGGAAATAA